A part of Candidatus Rokuibacteriota bacterium genomic DNA contains:
- a CDS encoding AtpZ/AtpI family protein, with amino-acid sequence MVEPSPWRALGVLASAGITFVVATAGGALLGYFLDRWLGISPWLTLIGLGVGIAAGFRELFRTIKAAERQGRDGQ; translated from the coding sequence ATGGTAGAGCCCTCACCCTGGCGGGCTCTCGGAGTCCTGGCGAGCGCCGGGATCACGTTCGTCGTCGCGACCGCCGGGGGGGCGCTGCTCGGATACTTCCTGGACCGCTGGCTCGGCATCTCGCCCTGGCTGACGCTGATCGGCCTCGGCGTGGGAATCGCCGCCGGGTTCAGGGAGCTGTTCCGCACGATCAAAGCCGCAGAGCGACAGGGACGCGATGGGCAATGA
- a CDS encoding ATP synthase subunit I gives MGNELVGRVMGVAGTLLVLLALGGFLVAGAHAGLSILAGGAVALGNLWLLTRGAERALRLFAGRRVHPLWVLGVGARHLALFGLLGVLLWGDADPVGLILGLSVLPPVLIAAALRGSAS, from the coding sequence ATGGGCAATGAGCTGGTCGGGCGCGTGATGGGTGTGGCGGGAACGCTCCTGGTCCTGTTGGCGCTCGGCGGCTTCCTGGTGGCAGGAGCCCACGCCGGGCTGAGCATCCTGGCCGGTGGCGCCGTGGCCCTCGGGAATCTCTGGCTCCTCACCCGCGGCGCTGAGCGGGCCCTCAGGCTCTTCGCCGGGCGCCGGGTTCATCCGCTCTGGGTGCTGGGCGTGGGAGCCCGGCACCTCGCGCTGTTCGGTCTCCTCGGCGTCCTCCTCTGGGGTGACGCGGATCCGGTCGGGCTGATCCTCGGGCTCTCGGTCCTCCCGCCGGTCCTCATCGCCGCCGCGCTCCGCGGCTCGGCCTCCTGA